The genome window tttatttaccacagactgataaaacatctgaaacatcttactacagatgtcaagagatctgagcttcctaaagaaaaagaggtggctctgcccctttttgtagagagtcTAGTCCCTAAACTGTGTTTAGGGACTAGttcaacttattatccaggtatacacctagatacttagaacttggcaccacctccatgcccaccccacaggtattcactggctgaagagggggcttgatcctgtggaaatctatgatcatttccttagtctttgaggtgttcagtaggagatagttcttgtgactccagtcactgaaggcttttatcagattcctatattcagatttctgtccattcctgatacatggcacaatagcagtgtcgtccaagtacttctggatgtggcaggactcagagttgtatttgaagtccactgtgtacagtgtgaacaggaatggagcaaGAACAGTCCCTTgcggagcccctgtgctgctcattaatgtcccagaaacacagttccccaacctgacatactgtggtcttcctgtcagctaatctgtgatccaggagatgaaggaaagatccactcccatctctgtgagcttgttttttaaattatattatcagTTGTCCTTAATGAGATTATATAACAGTTTATGTACTGTGCTGGactgtatcttttttatttaatattcataaAGCTACATTTCATAATTTTAATGTGATTGTGATGTTTATATGTGCCAATTAATTTGCCATTAATACTATCCTGaggtagtttttttgtttgtctttattggcaattaaggaacattacaatcatgaggtcagacaaaGAGGGATTTCGAGAAACAAATGTCATGAATCAAAGAACTAATCAGGAGAAATagtagtaaaaataataaataaataaaaagaaaagaaaaaaagaaaaagaggtacaTTGGTCACGCAGAGAATACGAAGTTCATAAAGTCTGTGCAttcactgataatgattttaaaaaatcatatagtTATTAGAAATTCAAGTTATACATTCATCAAGCTGTCATAATATTGAAGaaatagttcattttttgtcttttataattCTGAGAGACTTAAGAAGATAGTTGACTTCAAGTAGAAACACCTTAAACTTTGGCTTAGCTTTgagaaatctgtgtttgtgtatagaGAACTTACAAGAGAGAATTAAACTATCCTGAAGTAGTGAGGGCTCTTACTTTGAAGGCATGACGTAACATCCGCTCTAGCCGCTGCCCTTTCCTGTTAGCTAACACAGAGCTCTCATCTCATATTCACACATTCACTCACATTCCGCTAACTAACGTTATCTCTTTGATATATTTACACAGTCTACAGTCTACTTCTTCCACCAGACATAAATATGGCAGAGGCCATTCAAAAGAAATTGAAAGCGGAGGTGGAGAAATACACACAGATGCAGAAAGGTAGGTGGTAGCTAGCATGGCATGGCTTCTCACACCGTGTCTAACTGACCATATTAGGACAGCTAGCTATTCGTTACATTTACTCCTGTACCTTTACAATGTATGGTTGCAACAATACTCCATTCGTGTTATTGAAAAAAACCTCCACTCAACAATGTTTGTCTGTTGTTTAGATGTTAGCAAGAGCATGTCAGCCAGACAGAAGCTGGAGACGCAGCTGACAGAGAACAACATCGTCAAAGAGGTAAATAACATCTTATTTTCCTTTAACAAACATTATTCTATCAGCTGGTGCTGTTtgcccagacccagttatccataaaggaaaatGAGGATATATGatggggatataccacagaccaagtggaccacatagaacacatttctgatgtttttttaattctacccctaaatgttaAAGATAGGAAATGTGACATGTACGTTACATTGGAGCGTTTatggtttttatgtttatgatatttcttattttaaaatacgaaataaactagacacattttctgcttacagagacacaaatttgcaaTTTTCTTTGCATcgccacaacatttatcaaaattatttttcagatttgtctttaagaaacaaaataataataaatcaataataaataaaaacaaataaccatttgcctttttgtttgcatctccataacatatatcaaaattgtcactttaatttgttcaggaaatatgtcagaaaaagttaaatgcaatacaggacaccctattaacggattagaattgttaaatgggtttaaatttagcaaaaataaaaacaaaattagctttttgaaattagctactttttcacatttctgtttccagtcacagccaaattttggagaagtcacttcttgtcaaagtcacatgaccaccacaccagggtgttgagtatgtgtcacttagggatttaatgagttaatgtgaagcataaagctgaataagggagattttaaaatatttaaagtgtttgttacacaggtttcaccatgggttcttatgggttaattttaTGTACTAGCATTTGTAGTATctgatctctctctttctctgtgtcttATCAGGAGCTGGATCTGATGGACAGCACAAACATCGTGTATAAACTTATTGGCCCAGTATTAGTGAAGCAAGACCTGGATGAGGCCAAAGCCACAGTCACAAAAAGGCTGGAGTACATCAACGGAGAGATGTGAGTCACTAATGCCACTGTGCTCCTCTATGGAGTGATCATGCAAGTGGTCCTAGATCTTGCACAGGCTGCATAGACTTGACCAGAGCAGATACTGACAAATCTACAGGTTCAGTGAGGTTGAAGTAAattcaattattaattattatttacacatATTAAGGTGTATTAGggttcataacattaatattttgcTATTTGAAGTCCAGTTTAAACTATGTCCAGTAAGTTGTAGAAGCAATtttggggttgataccatttgttacacacatttggtgcaattttattcatattgagAACGGATCAAAATGGTctaaaaccctccagaatatatattttttaatttatttaatttatcctttatttattttctcgaggaatcattgagggcaacccctcatttacaatgatgtcgagagtacagagaaaacagaaaacagcacagacaaaacacatgcaaaaacattaaaaacagttacagtgaaaggcagagttgtTGGtcatcatagttttaaactggcccagcagaaaaactgaaagcagtttttccaaattcagtattagtccggggaacattgagcattaatcactagagcgtgttggataatgactatgtgaccagtttagtaaagtgctgaggtatggtggcatgtcgcctatcaagactttataaatgaaaaggaacCAGTGGATGTCTCGTCTGATAGATAAAGGTGCTcatcccaccttgttgtatagAATGCATGATGGGTGGAGTAACTGTCACCAGTGATGAATGGGAGTGCAGAGTGATAAACAGAGTCAGgtgaggtgagagtggaggcagaaacatgtctatagataacatcagcataacccagaactgataaaaagacagcctgaatgatctgtttcctacagaacagagggaagtttgctttgtttctgtataagtaatataacatcaatacaccaagacctttggagcAACATTGAAGactccatgctgtgatttgggttcaaaaacttggATCATATTGGAGATTCCTGTATTTTTAGCGATTGGATGACTAGCACTTTGTTCTTCAAACTACTGAGAAACCCCATTggtgtcaatatacctagggaAGCTTAGAGcatatcctctgaatgctctaggtctctagtttatggttataaagtttcatgaggctgtgattactctagaggtcacagcagcttattttatacagtgaggtcaagactCAAGAAAtaccctcactgcaatgaactggcaactactgatgactaacatcaccTCACAGGAAGAAAACTGGCCTCATTGaatgagtctcagctttccactgatacccagtttatgtcattcaaagcctgtttatgGACCTctgtatgcacaaatatttaaaCACAGTAGGTGGACGTAGCAAATTTGTactaaatgagaaaaacaatgcAGTTTTTGCCTTTaattgcatgttatcagcataagtCATATGCTGTTGGTAGCCATGTTTGTAAAGAGCAGACTTGTGGGAGCAcagatattttcattttcattgagataactaggcctgtcacaataacacattttttaggacgatatattttcccagaaactataacgataaacaatagtatttttgtatcgatgttgttttagttttataatgatattagagcataataagtacatccttttccacagcaatgaacttttaaatctcgagaatattaaacagtggaattaaaatgtggaacaaaaaaactaaaatatccttaaaaaaataaaacaaataaataaactacaaccaacacaaataaattagaccttcaggctctgttaacaaaacattgcaatgagataatcattatgtattatattattttattattaaaataacatataaacagctggaatggctgcttgggagatatagtggggtttttttcagcaatttctactgcctgtcaaacattaacagcattactttaaacacaacacaaaaaagcacaaaaagtcatgcatgtaaacaacaatatattgcgtccagaaaaaaactatcatgtccatttttatctATCAAACGATAAGTCAACAGCCCTAGAGATAACATgaagtcagaggtcacatgactgctttgaaaataaccatcaaacataaacaaatagcttaactttgcagcattatttcgacaatTTAACAaaacgatatcctgacacacatagTGCCTGTAGATTCCTTAGATTTTCTTGTTTCAAATGATACCAATATCTCATATTTTGATGTGGCAGTATTGTCTCAACTACATATCTCTTTCTCAAATATAACAGTATAACTCATAATACCGTTTACTGCCCAACGTTATTTGTGAGCACCCTCATCAAAAGCTTTTTGAATCTTAAATCTTCATAGCGAGAGGTATCAACACTTTATTACAAAGGACAACATAATTATTGTAATGGGTAGGTAtgagtgcatttattttataatatcaaTTCATCTCGTTCTCAACGTATCTGTCGTCTTAACAGGTACCTGGAAAACCTGAACAAAATGCTTAACATTAATCACACCAGTAGGCAGCTCAGAGTGTGGAtgctgtttaaccctctggggtctgatataccacataatatttactatactcatgtttggtatttggtattttcttagcacaacttcagcatgatctgacaattatttatttcactttaatccaatttattaaccctttggagtttggggctattttgatgggttttgactatttttcattctgcctgtataaatcccttaaaaaaatgttggtatcatttttttcaacacaacctcgcctgattattattttgtcattttgacttacaggatcaacattttgaacacacacaaaaaaacattaaacacacataaaataacaaaaaacaaacataaaaaacccccataaaagcacaaaaaatgagaacaaacagaaaaacaaaaaaatacacaaaaacacacaaaaaaacatatgtaaaataaatacgaaataaattgcaaaaaacacacaaaaaaaacttttacctttgctgaaaaagagttgatgcgctaaattggacatggaaacttctggaaaagccaaaactttagagaaaagctgacagcagggctccatgctgcttcgtttttatgtTGCAACGTCTTGAGGCTCCGGcactttcatggactccagagggttaaagctcaGCTGTGTGTCCTGCAGCTCTCTTGCATGTAGAGGGCAGTAATCAGCAGGAATCTCTATCTCTGCTATAACATCCTTGTCACAGCTGCTACTCTGTGATTACAGAAGCAATGTGACGCTACCATCTTTATTTTATcaggttgtgttttttgatgctGTTTAACTTTACCATATTAAAAATAGGGGTTTTCTGTTTGCCATTGCCTAGTTCCCAATGTTTGTGTGGGATAGATGTagtcaaaatatcattatacaaaaaaatgcagaaaatgttagcaatatttattttctgaaagtGAATATAATGTAGATAAATGTGGCCCAATGTGTTTCATTCTGGTGTTAAAATctatctttttctctttctttcttttttcttctgttacAGTCAAAGGTACGAGACGCTCCTGAAAGAGATGGAAAAGAAATCGGAACAGCACCGAGAAGTCTTGTCCAGTTTACAGCAGGAGTATCAGAAAGCTCAGGGCCTGGCTGTCGGCAAAGTCTGACCAAGTGACCCAGCTgcatgctgacacacacacacacacacacacacacacagataaaagtAGAACGGGTTAGTCATGATATAATGTAGAACTTTAACATGAGGCTGAGCAAATTCTGCTCGTATCTtgtcatttatttgttattacaGTGACTTTTCCCTTGTTACTAATAAACACGTTTTTTCATGAAAGGTCACGGCTTCTCTGTAGTTTTACTTGTGTGAGTGGAGTCTCTCTGTGAGAACCAGCTGGCTGGCTGGGTGCTGGTCTCTGTTGAACATTTGCTGTAATGAGTGGGGCGGCCGGTGACCACCAGAGCAGATGTTGTCCAGTCACTGACCCGCCCCACAGCTCACAGCGGTGAGAAAAGCACAGCAGTGCAGCTTTGTTCACACTAATGAATGTGCTTTCCCCCGCTGTCTACCACCAGCAGAGGATTAAGGCAACATGAATAATCAAAGACAAAGTCTTCTGAGGAATCAGGGACCAAAACTCTCTGAAAAGCAAATGCTGACTCAGGACAAACAGCCCAGATATCTACTATGACTTTACAGTTGTGGTTGGAGACAGCTTGTAGAGTCTTGTTAGTCTTTGCTTACTGACCAAAATGTGCAGGCTGTTCTATGTTATTGCAGGCTGTTTCCTACACTAGTAGGCTACATTTTCAAGATGCATGAGATATCTTAGCAACATTTGTGTTTAACTATGCATATTAGGCGTGAGAGCTAACAAACTAAATCTTTCTGTATATCTTTATATCTATGTATCCAATGAACACACTCAGGGTCTCtgtatcacattttggatgcagtaaacaaaccagaatctGATGCAAATAACTAGTTAAATATATGCAAACAAAGTGTGGCTATGCTGAATTGGAAGGATTGGATGTACTCTGATCTTTTAAGtagcatcaaaatgtttgttgcagtaaacaaatattagcattaaaaatatacttaaagtactaAAGTGAACACAGGCTTGTCTTCTGCTATCGGGTAGATTGGCCCATATTAGAATAATGCATATAATtgcatataattatttataggcCTACTTTATATACTGATGTGTATATCTCAATATTACTAAATAGTTTCTTAGTTGATTAATATGTTATATTAaataatctgaatctgcaaagtaaatGGAGTTTAAAATATAAGACTTCCTTCTaaattgtagtggagtgaaagtataaagtagcacaAAGTAAGTTAaggcaacatcaaaatgtattatatcCATTTGCCATATGAGGTcctttttattgagaattgCGGGTTGTCAGCGGATGTTTAGAGGGAGATAGcaggacaaaaataaatgccacatagaagtggtgatcATCATCTGAGAGCTGAGGATCTAAAGATTAATTTGAGCtacagctcagcactgtgagtCAAGtttttctggtcaaaaatatctaataaaaagaCTTAATGAATCATTAAACCTATGAGGGTGTATCTGAAGTCcttttccatgttcaactatttcccataagttgttgcagcaattttttggttgataccatttgttacacacatttggtgcaattttattcatattgagaatgtataaaacaactccagaatattacatcaatacaccaagacctttggaacaacatagaaaaatccatgctgtgatctggatttaaataaaaatgctcaaaatatttgagcacctagaccagggatgggcaacttaaatgctggatgggttttttcatggacactaccacagggccacaggaccgtgcacttaaccagatatga of Centropristis striata isolate RG_2023a ecotype Rhode Island chromosome 12, C.striata_1.0, whole genome shotgun sequence contains these proteins:
- the pfdn6 gene encoding prefoldin subunit 6, producing MAEAIQKKLKAEVEKYTQMQKDVSKSMSARQKLETQLTENNIVKEELDLMDSTNIVYKLIGPVLVKQDLDEAKATVTKRLEYINGEIQRYETLLKEMEKKSEQHREVLSSLQQEYQKAQGLAVGKV